One Faecalicatena sp. Marseille-Q4148 DNA window includes the following coding sequences:
- a CDS encoding transcriptional regulator, producing the protein MGISINEFLAGEDLRKEQIEEKAEINLLQIAKDSKKKQKSLRNIIWFLVFLIILLSGTLGVVFYWKVRLPQNYIEAASISRKNIEMQTAERIYGADEVFSFRYKMTDKFKSLTFYITEYQVGKKISKSKIGTIDYEKFGSPKEGIIVVAPYFEKAVVRFIEKDEKAKFITELPVLQDVEARSLIEYSAVQREEKQDIQYGKEQPLIALFYGKDGTNAIPIQDISSGDLYFFENDYIYYFSVEFHK; encoded by the coding sequence TTGGGGATTAGCATTAATGAGTTTTTAGCCGGTGAAGATTTAAGAAAAGAACAAATTGAGGAAAAAGCAGAAATTAATTTGCTTCAAATCGCAAAGGATAGTAAGAAAAAACAAAAAAGTTTACGAAATATCATTTGGTTTTTAGTATTTCTTATAATTTTACTAAGTGGAACTTTGGGAGTGGTTTTTTACTGGAAGGTGCGTTTGCCGCAAAATTATATTGAAGCAGCGTCGATATCGAGAAAAAATATAGAAATGCAAACAGCAGAAAGAATATATGGAGCAGATGAAGTTTTTTCATTTCGGTACAAAATGACAGATAAATTTAAATCGCTTACATTTTATATCACGGAATATCAGGTGGGAAAAAAGATTTCAAAAAGCAAAATAGGAACGATAGATTATGAAAAATTTGGTTCTCCAAAAGAGGGTATAATTGTAGTTGCGCCTTATTTTGAAAAGGCAGTGGTTCGTTTTATTGAGAAGGATGAAAAAGCAAAATTCATAACGGAACTTCCTGTTCTTCAGGATGTAGAAGCAAGGAGCTTGATTGAATACTCAGCAGTTCAGAGGGAAGAAAAACAAGATATACAGTACGGAAAGGAACAACCATTGATTGCACTTTTTTATGGTAAAGATGGAACGAATGCAATTCCTATCCAAGATATTTCATCAGGTGATTTATATTTTTTTGAAAATGATTATATATATTATTTCTCGGTTGAATTTCATAAGTGA
- a CDS encoding recombinase family protein → MKQQIYNTALYLRLSRDDELQGESSSITTQRSMLRLYAKEHHLNVIDEYIDDGWSGTNFDRPSFQRMIEDIEAGKINCVVTKDLSRLGRNYIMTGQYTELYFPSHNVRYIAIDDGVDSEKGESEIAPFKNIINEWVARDTSRKVKSAFKTKFAEGAHYGAYAPLGYKKHPDIKGKLLVDEETKWIVEKIFSLAYQGYGSAKITKILREEKVPTASWLNFTRYGTFAHIFEGKPESKRYEWTIAHVKAILKSEVYIGNSVHNRQSTVSFKSKKKVRKPESEWFRVENTHEPIIDKEMFYRVQEQIKSRRRQTKKKATPIFAGLVKCADCGWSMRFATNKANKTPYSYYSCSFYGQFGKGYCSMHYIRYDVLYQVVLERLQYWAKAVQQDEEKVLNKIQKVGNAERIREKKKKASALKKAENRQNEIDRLFAKMYEDRACEKITERNFIMLSGKYQKEQIELEQQITNLREELSKMEQDMIGAEKWIELIKEYSVPKELTAPLLNAMIEKILIHEATTNEDNERIQEIEIYYRFIGKVD, encoded by the coding sequence ATGAAACAACAGATTTACAATACTGCACTTTATCTTAGGTTAAGCCGAGATGATGAATTACAAGGCGAAAGTTCCAGCATTACCACACAAAGAAGTATGTTGCGTCTATATGCAAAAGAACATCATTTGAATGTGATTGATGAGTATATTGATGACGGCTGGTCGGGAACAAATTTTGACAGACCGAGTTTCCAAAGAATGATCGAGGATATAGAGGCAGGAAAAATCAACTGTGTTGTAACAAAAGACCTTTCCCGACTTGGCAGAAACTATATTATGACAGGACAATATACAGAATTGTATTTTCCCAGCCATAATGTCCGTTACATAGCGATTGACGACGGTGTAGACAGCGAAAAAGGCGAAAGTGAGATTGCACCATTTAAGAACATCATTAACGAATGGGTGGCAAGAGATACGAGCCGTAAAGTGAAATCAGCGTTTAAGACAAAATTTGCAGAGGGTGCTCATTATGGGGCTTATGCTCCATTAGGATATAAGAAGCACCCCGACATTAAAGGAAAACTGTTGGTTGATGAGGAAACAAAATGGATTGTTGAAAAAATCTTCTCTCTAGCCTATCAAGGTTACGGTAGTGCAAAAATCACAAAAATACTGCGAGAAGAAAAAGTCCCGACAGCGTCTTGGTTAAATTTTACAAGATACGGTACTTTTGCACATATCTTTGAGGGAAAGCCCGAAAGCAAGCGTTATGAGTGGACGATCGCTCATGTCAAGGCAATATTAAAAAGTGAAGTCTATATAGGAAACAGCGTTCATAATCGACAATCAACCGTTTCTTTCAAAAGCAAGAAGAAAGTACGAAAGCCCGAAAGCGAATGGTTTCGAGTAGAAAACACGCACGAACCGATTATTGACAAGGAAATGTTCTATCGTGTGCAGGAACAGATAAAATCAAGGCGTAGACAGACAAAGAAAAAGGCAACGCCGATATTTGCAGGGCTTGTCAAGTGTGCGGATTGTGGCTGGTCTATGAGATTTGCAACAAATAAAGCAAATAAGACGCCTTACAGTTATTATTCTTGCAGTTTCTACGGACAGTTTGGCAAAGGTTACTGTTCTATGCACTATATCCGCTATGATGTGCTGTATCAAGTTGTATTGGAGCGATTGCAGTATTGGGCTAAGGCAGTACAGCAGGACGAAGAAAAGGTATTGAACAAGATACAGAAAGTCGGCAATGCAGAGCGAATACGGGAAAAGAAGAAAAAGGCAAGTGCCTTGAAGAAAGCCGAGAACCGACAAAATGAGATTGACCGTTTATTTGCGAAAATGTATGAAGATAGAGCCTGTGAGAAGATAACAGAACGAAACTTCATTATGCTGTCGGGGAAATATCAAAAGGAACAGATAGAATTAGAACAGCAGATAACCAACCTAAGAGAAGAATTAAGTAAAATGGAACAGGATATGATAGGTGCTGAAAAGTGGATTGAGTTAATCAAGGAGTATTCCGTACCAAAGGAACTGACAGCACCGTTATTAAATGCAATGATAGAAAAAATCCTTATTCACGAAGCAACAACGAATGAGGATAACGAGAGAATACAGGAAATAGAGATATACTACCGATTTATTGGAAAAGTAGACTGA
- a CDS encoding DNA topology modulation protein FlaR: MKIHIIGGSGSGKTYLAENLSKKYGIRHYDLDDLQWDNDADIYGVKRSKEERGELLKEILKEPEWIIEGVYYKWVGEAFAAADVIYVLNVPLYVTKFRIIKRFCKRKLGLERGKKETLKSLFGLLRWTEQYQKEDMVQIWKMLEPYREKCIYKEK; encoded by the coding sequence ATGAAAATACATATTATTGGTGGGAGTGGAAGCGGAAAGACTTATCTCGCAGAGAATCTGTCAAAAAAATATGGAATCAGACATTATGATTTAGATGATCTGCAATGGGATAATGATGCGGACATTTATGGAGTGAAGCGATCTAAAGAAGAGCGGGGAGAACTGCTCAAAGAAATTTTAAAGGAACCAGAATGGATTATTGAAGGTGTCTATTATAAATGGGTTGGTGAGGCATTTGCGGCGGCAGATGTAATTTATGTTTTGAATGTGCCGCTTTATGTTACAAAATTTCGGATCATCAAACGTTTTTGTAAAAGAAAACTTGGCTTGGAGAGAGGAAAAAAAGAAACACTGAAATCACTTTTTGGTTTGCTTCGCTGGACAGAACAATATCAGAAAGAAGACATGGTTCAGATTTGGAAGATGCTTGAACCGTACAGGGAGAAATGCATATATAAAGAAAAATAA
- a CDS encoding GNAT family N-acetyltransferase, translated as MEIRKYQPSDCKTLTELFYHTVHTVNAKDYTEEQLNVWATKQMDLEKWNLSLQEHYSIVAIEDDIIVGFGDIDETGYLDRLYVHADYQGKGIAAAICDQLEQAVEGSITTHASITARPFFEKRGYQVAKEQQVERQGIFLTNYVMIKE; from the coding sequence ATGGAAATTAGAAAATATCAACCATCAGATTGTAAAACATTGACAGAGCTGTTTTATCATACAGTACATACTGTTAATGCAAAGGATTATACAGAAGAACAGTTAAATGTCTGGGCAACAAAACAGATGGATTTAGAAAAATGGAACTTATCACTGCAGGAGCATTATAGTATTGTTGCTATTGAAGACGATATCATTGTAGGATTTGGCGATATAGATGAAACGGGCTACCTTGATCGGCTTTACGTTCATGCAGACTATCAAGGGAAAGGAATTGCTGCAGCTATCTGCGACCAATTGGAACAGGCAGTTGAGGGAAGTATAACAACACATGCATCTATTACAGCAAGGCCTTTTTTTGAAAAGAGAGGCTATCAAGTTGCAAAGGAACAACAGGTAGAGAGACAGGGAATTTTTCTTACAAATTATGTTATGATAAAGGAATGA
- a CDS encoding HIT family protein, translating into MDEKELMKLSAGELTDLGICPTCFNRKHNGAVFGNNSDKLIYEDHEIECFFVGNPRADGHMCISTIDHYHDMSEAPDYINEKIIRFSKQFMIILKEVYQCERVYMCTMCDGPNNHYHIQLIPRYSYEKRGSRNFVKERHDYIFDEIKFNKAKSLINEYVLKNK; encoded by the coding sequence ATGGACGAAAAAGAATTAATGAAGCTATCGGCCGGCGAATTAACTGATTTAGGAATATGTCCTACTTGTTTTAATAGAAAACATAACGGAGCAGTTTTTGGAAATAATTCTGACAAATTAATTTATGAAGATCATGAAATAGAATGTTTTTTTGTGGGAAATCCAAGAGCAGATGGGCATATGTGCATTTCAACTATTGATCATTATCACGATATGAGTGAAGCACCAGATTATATAAATGAAAAGATAATCAGGTTTTCAAAACAGTTTATGATAATTCTTAAAGAAGTTTATCAATGTGAAAGAGTTTATATGTGTACCATGTGCGATGGTCCTAATAATCACTATCATATTCAGTTGATCCCTCGTTATAGTTATGAAAAACGAGGAAGCAGAAATTTTGTAAAAGAAAGACATGATTATATTTTTGATGAAATAAAGTTTAATAAAGCTAAGTCATTAATAAATGAATATGTATTAAAAAACAAGTAA
- a CDS encoding ABC transporter ATP-binding protein — MEYVLKTNALCKSYKHFKALNGLTMNVPKGAIYGLVGKNGAGKTTFIRLICGLQNPTSGEYSLYGIKNSEKDILKSRRRMGAVVETPSIYLDLTAAENLKEQYRILGIPSYDSIPKLLKLVGLENTGNKKAKNFSLGMRQRLGIAIALAGDPDFLVLDEPVNGLDPQGIIEMRELILKLNREHQITVLISSHILDELSRLATHYGFLDNGRMVKEISAEELEASCRKCVRLEVTNVKALVRVLDEMKIDYNMISDHAADVFAKINVSKLTMALSKENCEVISMQERDESLESYYVGLVGGKENE; from the coding sequence ATGGAGTATGTTCTTAAAACCAATGCTTTATGTAAAAGCTACAAGCATTTTAAAGCATTGAATGGACTTACGATGAATGTTCCGAAAGGAGCAATCTATGGTTTGGTGGGGAAAAACGGTGCCGGAAAGACAACTTTCATTCGTTTGATCTGTGGGCTGCAAAATCCTACATCCGGAGAGTATTCTTTATATGGTATAAAAAACTCAGAAAAGGATATTTTAAAATCTCGCAGAAGAATGGGGGCTGTGGTTGAAACCCCCTCTATTTATTTAGATTTAACAGCAGCAGAGAATCTGAAGGAACAGTATCGGATTCTTGGAATTCCTTCTTATGACAGCATTCCGAAACTGTTGAAATTAGTAGGTCTTGAAAATACAGGAAATAAAAAGGCTAAAAATTTTTCACTTGGTATGCGGCAGAGATTGGGGATTGCGATTGCTCTGGCAGGCGATCCTGATTTCCTGGTGTTAGATGAGCCGGTGAATGGTCTTGATCCACAAGGAATCATAGAGATGCGCGAGTTAATTTTAAAATTGAACCGTGAACATCAAATTACGGTATTGATTTCAAGTCATATTCTTGATGAGCTGTCTCGCCTTGCGACACATTATGGATTTCTTGACAATGGAAGAATGGTTAAGGAAATCAGTGCGGAAGAATTAGAAGCGTCCTGTCGTAAGTGTGTCCGCCTTGAGGTAACCAATGTAAAAGCGCTTGTCCGTGTTTTGGATGAAATGAAGATTGATTATAATATGATCTCCGATCATGCAGCTGATGTATTTGCAAAAATCAATGTTTCCAAACTGACTATGGCTTTGTCAAAAGAAAACTGCGAAGTGATTTCTATGCAGGAACGAGATGAAAGTTTGGAAAGTTATTATGTTGGTTTAGTGGGAGGGAAAGAGAATGAGTAA
- a CDS encoding phosphotransferase — MSIFIKIAKKYNWELKDEPTRLNGGFMHKMYKIDTQQGTYALKLLNPYVMQRKTAMANFAKAEQIEFLLEQQYIPILPALSFGGKKLQEIDGEYFYIFDYFYGKPLKNNEITEYHCREIGKVLAKIHSIDKKFMNEKFSEMSIDWAFYIAEMQKADVRLYAILKDALPVIKESQNKGNLARKKLPKVVSICHNDMDCKNVLWNGNDYRIIDLECLSYNNPFMELFELALCWSGYEDCRIDFRMFQTFLQGYKNAGGELPTDWETLYDCNNGRLEWLEYNIKRVLGIDCGDDEKEIGIEQVEETIQQIIYYFEMKKLILEHCII; from the coding sequence ATGTCAATATTTATCAAGATAGCAAAAAAGTATAATTGGGAATTGAAAGATGAACCCACACGTTTAAATGGCGGTTTTATGCACAAAATGTATAAGATTGACACACAGCAAGGCACTTATGCCCTTAAATTGCTGAATCCATATGTCATGCAAAGAAAAACAGCGATGGCAAATTTCGCAAAAGCCGAACAGATAGAATTTTTATTAGAGCAGCAATATATCCCTATTCTCCCGGCACTATCTTTTGGTGGAAAGAAATTGCAGGAAATAGATGGGGAATACTTCTACATTTTTGATTATTTTTATGGAAAGCCTTTAAAAAATAATGAGATAACAGAATATCATTGCAGAGAAATAGGAAAGGTACTTGCTAAAATCCATAGTATAGATAAGAAGTTTATGAACGAAAAATTTTCTGAAATGTCTATTGATTGGGCGTTCTATATCGCTGAAATGCAAAAAGCCGATGTGAGACTGTATGCGATATTGAAAGATGCTCTTCCAGTAATTAAAGAAAGTCAAAATAAAGGTAATCTGGCAAGGAAGAAACTGCCTAAAGTTGTATCTATCTGCCATAACGATATGGATTGTAAAAATGTTCTCTGGAATGGGAATGATTATCGCATTATTGATTTGGAATGTTTATCTTACAATAACCCATTTATGGAATTGTTTGAACTGGCATTATGTTGGTCAGGATATGAGGATTGTAGAATTGATTTTCGAATGTTTCAGACTTTTTTACAAGGATACAAAAATGCGGGTGGAGAATTGCCTACAGACTGGGAAACATTATATGATTGTAATAACGGCAGATTGGAATGGTTGGAATATAATATTAAGCGTGTTTTAGGCATTGACTGCGGAGATGATGAAAAAGAAATTGGAATAGAACAAGTTGAAGAAACAATTCAGCAGATTATTTACTATTTTGAAATGAAGAAGCTTATACTTGAGCATTGCATTATATGA
- a CDS encoding ABC transporter permease subunit, which translates to MSKLLSANAIRLKKDRFFWIGMIFMLAAGISFPIMKYIDMRQTQIINHIDNGFFVCALFISIVMAVFCSLFIGTEYSDGTIRNKVIVGQKRVSIYLANLITCSAVSIVMCAMFFIPHLSIGIPLFGFFEMNTKMVLLFVITVFMLAIVFTSIFTLISMLNHNKAVTAIICILLAFLFLIIGAQLNKMLSEPETNMAMAMTENGLEYQELPNAKFLDEGERKTVQFFYDLLPGGQVVQCTSLEAENLSVLPVYSLGISILTTGAGVFFFQKKELR; encoded by the coding sequence ATGAGTAAATTATTATCGGCAAACGCTATCCGCTTGAAAAAAGATAGATTTTTTTGGATAGGTATGATTTTTATGTTGGCGGCAGGGATAAGTTTCCCGATAATGAAATATATAGATATGCGCCAGACACAGATAATTAATCATATTGATAACGGCTTTTTTGTCTGCGCTCTTTTTATCAGTATTGTAATGGCTGTGTTTTGCAGTTTGTTCATTGGCACAGAATATAGTGACGGAACAATCCGAAATAAAGTGATCGTTGGGCAGAAAAGAGTTTCAATTTATTTGGCAAATCTTATTACTTGTTCGGCAGTAAGTATAGTTATGTGTGCGATGTTTTTCATTCCGCATCTTTCTATCGGAATACCGCTGTTTGGTTTTTTTGAAATGAATACGAAAATGGTTTTGCTATTTGTAATAACCGTATTTATGCTTGCAATTGTATTTACATCGATTTTCACTTTAATTTCGATGCTAAATCATAACAAAGCAGTTACAGCGATTATCTGTATTTTATTAGCGTTTCTGTTTTTAATAATTGGGGCACAATTAAATAAAATGTTGAGTGAACCGGAAACAAATATGGCTATGGCCATGACGGAGAATGGACTGGAATACCAGGAACTTCCTAATGCTAAATTCCTTGATGAGGGAGAGCGTAAAACGGTTCAATTCTTTTACGATCTTCTTCCCGGCGGTCAAGTAGTACAGTGTACTTCGTTAGAGGCTGAAAATCTATCGGTATTACCGGTCTATTCATTGGGAATCAGCATTTTAACAACAGGGGCAGGAGTGTTTTTCTTCCAAAAGAAAGAACTAAGATAA
- a CDS encoding response regulator transcription factor, with protein sequence MAIILIIDDDLHIGNVLEETLTNEGYGVIRAYSGTEAVLLFSQTKPDLVLLDLMLPGLSGEEVLTHMKGIPVIVMSAKVDVEHKVDLLLGGAVDYVTKPFHTKELLARIAVHLRTFETLGKAGILTFEEIELDIDTHIVKIKNAEIKLTRTEYAILKLLMQNPTQVISKSQLLDRISEDTPDCTESSLKTHISNLRKKLREVSGKEYVEAVWGIGFKMKTE encoded by the coding sequence ATGGCAATTATATTGATTATTGATGATGATTTACATATCGGAAATGTACTTGAGGAAACACTTACCAACGAAGGGTATGGTGTTATTCGTGCGTATTCCGGGACGGAGGCGGTACTTTTGTTTTCACAAACAAAGCCGGATCTTGTACTTCTTGATTTAATGCTGCCGGGGTTAAGCGGTGAGGAAGTTTTAACACATATGAAAGGGATTCCTGTAATTGTTATGAGCGCAAAGGTTGATGTGGAACATAAGGTTGATCTTTTGCTCGGAGGAGCAGTTGATTATGTCACAAAGCCTTTTCATACAAAAGAATTACTGGCTCGTATTGCCGTACATCTTCGTACGTTTGAGACGCTTGGCAAGGCGGGGATTTTGACTTTTGAAGAAATCGAACTCGATATTGATACGCACATAGTAAAGATAAAAAATGCGGAAATAAAACTGACAAGAACAGAGTATGCTATTTTGAAACTTCTAATGCAAAATCCGACACAAGTCATTTCCAAATCACAGCTTCTTGATCGTATCAGCGAAGATACACCGGATTGTACGGAAAGCTCACTAAAAACACATATAAGTAATCTCCGCAAAAAGCTTCGTGAGGTAAGTGGAAAAGAGTATGTGGAAGCAGTTTGGGGGATTGGATTTAAAATGAAAACAGAATAA
- a CDS encoding HAMP domain-containing histidine kinase produces the protein MEVWLLVVIVILLIIIFALAIKLFLIQKTAREIEVQFAERLMTETNTLIDISYQDKTMCRLAQRLNSELRKLRKERHRFQRGDLELKSAVTNISHDLRTPLTAISSYLDLLDQVEKSETAERYIEIIRNRTEVLKQLTEELFSYSVITSSQSDNRVEFVAVNGVLEESILGFYAALQERKITPSISITEHKVIRKVNRAALSRIFSNLLNNVIKYSDGDLNISLTDAGEISFSNTASDLNEIDVERLFDRFYTVENARKSTGLGLSISRILIEQMNGTISAQYENGKLRICIRLPEAI, from the coding sequence ATGGAAGTTTGGTTGCTAGTCGTTATCGTCATTTTGTTAATTATTATTTTTGCTTTGGCTATTAAATTGTTTCTCATACAAAAGACTGCACGAGAAATAGAAGTGCAATTTGCTGAGCGACTAATGACGGAAACGAATACGCTGATCGATATTTCCTATCAAGATAAAACTATGTGCAGACTTGCGCAACGATTAAACAGTGAGCTGCGTAAACTGCGCAAGGAACGCCACCGTTTTCAGCGGGGGGATTTGGAATTGAAAAGTGCGGTTACTAATATTTCTCACGATTTGCGCACGCCGCTTACGGCAATCAGCAGTTATCTGGACTTGCTTGACCAGGTAGAAAAAAGCGAAACAGCAGAGCGGTATATAGAGATCATTAGAAACCGTACTGAAGTATTAAAGCAGTTGACAGAAGAACTTTTCAGCTATTCGGTTATTACATCTTCACAATCTGATAACCGTGTGGAGTTTGTTGCTGTAAATGGTGTATTGGAAGAAAGTATATTAGGTTTTTATGCAGCTTTGCAGGAGCGAAAGATAACGCCGAGCATTTCTATAACAGAGCATAAGGTAATCCGTAAGGTGAATCGAGCTGCGTTATCCCGTATCTTCTCAAACCTTCTCAATAATGTAATTAAGTATAGCGATGGAGATTTGAATATCTCTTTGACCGATGCGGGGGAAATTAGTTTTTCCAATACTGCGTCTGATTTAAATGAGATAGATGTCGAAAGACTGTTTGACCGTTTTTATACAGTTGAAAATGCAAGAAAATCAACAGGACTTGGATTATCTATTTCAAGAATCTTAATTGAACAGATGAACGGAACAATATCTGCTCAATACGAGAATGGAAAGTTAAGGATTTGTATCCGGTTACCGGAGGCCATATAA
- a CDS encoding helix-turn-helix transcriptional regulator — MLSENIKNLRKSKGLSQEELAIKLNVVRQTVSKWEKGLSVPDSSMLVSLAEELDTSVSMLLGETVQKECLNEGNLKNISEKLEVINLQLAKRSEMRIRTIRYLLILVCAIITVVFIAFAVMNSEYLTWNFNNPELAIAGTLLHGVEFLFVKLAPFVFIGSVIGIVLTYRMR; from the coding sequence ATGTTAAGCGAAAACATTAAAAATCTACGAAAATCAAAAGGACTTTCACAAGAAGAGTTGGCTATAAAGCTAAATGTGGTAAGACAAACCGTATCGAAATGGGAAAAAGGATTATCGGTTCCTGACTCAAGTATGCTCGTCTCATTAGCAGAAGAACTGGATACGTCTGTAAGTATGTTGCTCGGAGAAACTGTACAGAAAGAATGTTTGAACGAAGGAAATTTAAAGAATATTTCTGAAAAACTTGAGGTTATCAATCTTCAACTTGCTAAAAGAAGTGAGATGAGAATTCGGACAATTCGCTACCTGCTTATATTAGTGTGTGCAATTATTACAGTAGTATTTATTGCTTTCGCAGTTATGAATAGTGAATATTTGACTTGGAATTTTAATAATCCAGAATTAGCAATTGCAGGTACGCTATTGCATGGTGTTGAGTTTTTGTTTGTAAAATTAGCACCTTTCGTTTTTATTGGCTCTGTAATTGGCATTGTACTCACATATAGAATGCGCTAA
- a CDS encoding XRE family transcriptional regulator, producing the protein MNDKNFIEELRKKREKYGVIQTRLAIACGISREYYNRIEKGKQPLNDELKEIIEKQIERFNPQEPLFLLIDYFRVRFPTTDALKIIRDVLQLKADYMLYEDFGKYGYESKYVLGDINIMCSMQEHLGVLLELKGRGCRQMESYLLAQERSWYDFMLDCMTAGGKMKRLDLAINDKAGILDIPKLKAKYKAGECVSYFRMQKDYSGTEKCGSDTPKNTGETLYLGSTSSELYMCAYQKNYEQYAKNGTEIEDTEIKNRFEIRMKNERAYYAVVDLLTYRDAERTAFSIINHYVRFVDREDDKPKNQWKMNDDWAWFVGDNREPIRLTTKPEPYTLQKALHWLQRQVAPTIKMVQALDRENHTTILKDMIEQAELKDKHKHLLQLEKSTIEERIDTAVPKENDGIF; encoded by the coding sequence ATGAATGATAAAAACTTTATTGAAGAATTAAGGAAAAAACGTGAAAAATACGGTGTAATACAAACTAGACTTGCGATTGCTTGTGGTATCAGTCGTGAGTATTATAACCGTATTGAAAAAGGCAAACAGCCATTGAATGATGAGTTAAAGGAAATCATAGAAAAACAGATTGAGCGTTTCAATCCGCAAGAACCATTGTTTTTGCTGATTGATTATTTTCGTGTCCGCTTTCCTACTACGGACGCATTAAAGATTATTCGTGATGTATTACAACTGAAAGCTGATTATATGCTTTATGAAGATTTTGGAAAGTATGGATATGAAAGCAAATATGTTTTAGGAGATATCAATATCATGTGTTCTATGCAGGAGCATTTAGGTGTTTTGTTAGAACTGAAAGGCAGAGGGTGTCGTCAAATGGAAAGTTATCTATTGGCACAGGAACGCTCATGGTATGACTTCATGCTTGATTGTATGACGGCAGGCGGTAAGATGAAACGGCTTGACTTGGCAATCAATGATAAAGCAGGAATATTGGATATTCCAAAGCTAAAGGCAAAATATAAAGCTGGCGAATGTGTCTCTTACTTCCGTATGCAGAAAGATTACAGCGGTACAGAGAAATGTGGTAGTGATACACCAAAGAATACAGGCGAAACCTTATATCTTGGTTCAACAAGTAGCGAATTATATATGTGTGCCTATCAGAAGAATTATGAACAGTATGCTAAGAATGGCACAGAAATTGAAGATACAGAGATAAAGAACCGTTTTGAAATACGCATGAAGAATGAACGAGCCTATTATGCAGTTGTAGATTTACTGACCTATCGAGATGCTGAACGTACCGCTTTTTCTATCATCAATCATTATGTCCGTTTTGTAGATAGAGAGGACGATAAACCGAAAAATCAATGGAAAATGAATGATGATTGGGCGTGGTTTGTAGGGGATAACAGAGAGCCGATACGCTTAACCACAAAGCCAGAACCTTACACATTACAAAAGGCATTGCATTGGTTACAAAGACAAGTTGCACCAACGATAAAGATGGTACAAGCATTAGACAGAGAAAATCATACAACGATACTAAAAGATATGATTGAGCAGGCAGAACTTAAAGACAAGCATAAACACTTATTACAGTTAGAAAAATCAACCATAGAAGAACGTATAGATACCGCTGTTCCGAAAGAGAATGACGGTATTTTTTAA
- a CDS encoding tRNA wybutosine-synthesizing protein 3-like protein, protein MNCLERFYRKGVVIDNTVKTIQKKNNKCGIGNRGKTKIVVKEHFSEKGKTMEELLTDVMLEKAKRTIA, encoded by the coding sequence TTGAATTGCTTAGAAAGATTTTACAGAAAGGGGGTTGTTATTGATAATACTGTAAAAACAATTCAAAAGAAAAATAACAAGTGTGGCATTGGAAACAGAGGAAAGACAAAGATTGTTGTAAAAGAGCATTTTTCCGAAAAAGGAAAGACAATGGAAGAACTTCTGACTGATGTTATGCTGGAAAAAGCAAAGCGGACAATCGCATAA